Proteins encoded together in one Paenibacillus sp. window:
- a CDS encoding FHA domain-containing protein, whose amino-acid sequence MDIWSLTGLRARIDPTSGPEVVVERPDGIGSSEVTRVQVAMLEHHALAGTLPLRREDTDGSVRLRYGIAGMRRLRAALEADAMRPEHWESFLIALRRAIREGADYCIRSPEYVLDPEWIWVGNDVRDVRLMVVPIVDFGTPERCHAQWQALYDCLVRYGLPPEWKDRLHPSRWHKDTFSHRLWMEAVGHASAADAAPRVSAPDPANAGVISDDDAGFRGLDERYGETSPLHEAGDGDTMRFSVARIGRSEAIRLLVAIVCWIAFAWQPSPPLLLTACLGTVPIGWTLFRRFVPEAEGDSTAAIGKDAAAYDDRLKDEAAVESLPPAPLDSRTLLLSDGERTVMLPPRDPAPSAWIEVRFEQTNRVETVPLLDVPIRFGRGPSGVDVVVDHPAASRVHLEIAEIDATPHAIDLGSTNGTFCLDQLMKPHQPYPLRDGDMLRLPGAVLVLTAARS is encoded by the coding sequence ATGGACATATGGTCATTGACCGGGCTGCGCGCGCGCATCGATCCGACGTCCGGTCCCGAGGTCGTCGTCGAGCGGCCGGACGGCATTGGGAGCAGCGAGGTTACACGCGTCCAAGTAGCCATGCTGGAGCATCACGCGCTTGCGGGTACGCTGCCGCTGCGACGCGAAGACACGGACGGCAGCGTCAGGCTGCGGTACGGCATCGCCGGAATGCGCCGTCTTCGCGCGGCGCTGGAAGCGGACGCGATGCGTCCGGAGCATTGGGAAAGCTTCCTGATCGCGCTTCGGCGGGCCATTCGGGAGGGGGCGGACTATTGCATTCGCTCGCCGGAATACGTTCTCGATCCGGAATGGATCTGGGTCGGGAACGACGTGCGAGACGTCCGGCTGATGGTCGTGCCGATCGTCGATTTCGGGACGCCCGAACGCTGTCACGCCCAGTGGCAAGCGCTGTACGATTGTTTGGTTCGTTACGGCTTGCCCCCGGAATGGAAGGATCGTCTGCACCCTTCGCGATGGCATAAGGATACGTTCAGCCATCGCTTGTGGATGGAAGCGGTGGGGCACGCTTCGGCGGCGGACGCCGCGCCGCGAGTTTCGGCGCCGGACCCGGCGAATGCGGGAGTCATTTCGGACGACGATGCCGGTTTCCGGGGCTTGGACGAAAGGTACGGGGAGACTTCGCCGCTGCACGAGGCAGGGGACGGCGACACGATGCGGTTTTCGGTTGCGCGCATCGGGCGGTCGGAAGCGATTCGACTGCTCGTCGCGATCGTCTGCTGGATCGCGTTCGCATGGCAGCCGTCCCCGCCGTTGTTGCTGACCGCCTGCCTTGGCACGGTACCGATCGGTTGGACGCTGTTCCGACGTTTCGTCCCCGAGGCGGAGGGCGATTCGACGGCAGCGATCGGAAAGGACGCAGCGGCGTACGACGACCGCTTGAAAGACGAGGCGGCGGTCGAGTCGCTCCCCCCGGCGCCGCTGGATTCTCGCACGCTGCTGCTGAGCGATGGCGAAAGGACGGTTATGTTGCCGCCCCGGGATCCTGCTCCTTCGGCATGGATCGAAGTCCGCTTCGAGCAAACGAACCGCGTCGAGACGGTCCCCCTTCTCGACGTCCCGATTCGGTTCGGCCGGGGGCCGTCGGGGGTCGACGTCGTCGTCGATCATCCGGCGGCGTCCCGGGTTCATCTCGAAATCGCCGAGATCGATGCGACGCCGCATGCCATCGATCTCGGATCGACGAACGGAACCTTCTGCTTGGACCAATTGATGAAGCCGCATCAGCCGTACCCGCTGCGGGACGGCGATATGCTGCGGCTCCCGGGCGCCGTGCTCGTGCTGACGGCGGCCCGTTCTTAA
- a CDS encoding DEAD/DEAH box helicase has translation MDHWDGLVRRIVKEGWYVPFVERDGAGDARSRWTPAWDAPPLREAMAALPETPDRGGVAERVDAVVRRSLSPEAKEAAFRALEPRYGVPHTPLEKWAYGLVCEEADRPALPDWFADDVEDWHRELAGRAAAASYRVAFALLEPETAYGDWLLVPGLEDADDGAFVPAGDVWTSAEANPTLAGRMFEGAHERLSRGLAEAAERYAPIARLNVARALVALTEDEAIEFLERGAAALERHGFAAVLPAWWRDPAPLEAAVHYEALPASRDEAAGAPPASTGGPPLGFDALMSYRMELLLGGAPIAEAEWRRLTERETAVLFREGRWVRLRAADRRAGDRFFREAQTGTATAAEAMRMALAAEAEGGAAESGKPPVRRWSADARLARLVAGLRSAGAAAPLETPEALQGELRDYQRRGFTWLVRMRELGLGACLADDMGLGKTVQWIAYALHATASGMRAGDRPLLLVCPTSVLGNWQRELERFAPSLRVCFHYGPGRLQGAAFAEAAGQCDVVLTSYSTSLRDRKTLGALAWDAVTLDEAQYVKNSGAQLTKFIRTLPSAHRIALTGTPVENRLSDLWSIFEFLNPGFLGSERGFRRAFGDGPERSADPAAAERLHRLVKPFLLRRLKTDPTVIDDLPDKIEQTSYCGMTERQAALYAATLERMAEQLKRADGIRRRGVILSTITRLKQICNAPEQALRERALRPGTSGKLLRLEELLREAVESGERCIVFTQYAAMAALLQPYLAERLGVEVGLMSGKTPRKEREALIARFQGAEDGPNVLVMSLKTGGFGLNLTRASRIVHYDRWWNPAAERQATDRAYRIGQTRTVEVWKLVTKGTLEESIEKLLEGKEKLADDVVGAGEKWLTEYSDEQLNELLALRRQVILSEDGA, from the coding sequence TTGGATCATTGGGACGGACTGGTTCGCCGTATCGTCAAGGAAGGGTGGTATGTCCCGTTCGTGGAGCGGGACGGCGCCGGCGACGCGCGGTCTCGCTGGACGCCGGCGTGGGACGCGCCGCCGCTTCGCGAGGCGATGGCGGCGCTGCCGGAGACGCCGGATCGCGGCGGCGTCGCGGAGCGCGTCGACGCGGTCGTTCGGCGGAGCCTCTCGCCGGAGGCGAAAGAAGCGGCGTTCCGCGCGCTCGAACCGCGGTACGGGGTGCCGCACACGCCGCTAGAGAAATGGGCCTACGGCCTCGTATGCGAGGAGGCGGACCGCCCGGCGCTGCCGGATTGGTTCGCGGACGATGTGGAGGATTGGCATCGGGAGCTGGCGGGGCGCGCGGCCGCGGCGTCGTATCGCGTCGCCTTCGCGCTGCTGGAGCCGGAGACGGCGTACGGCGATTGGCTGCTCGTGCCGGGGCTCGAGGACGCGGACGACGGAGCGTTCGTACCCGCCGGCGACGTGTGGACGTCGGCGGAGGCGAATCCGACGCTGGCGGGGCGCATGTTCGAAGGCGCGCACGAGCGGCTGTCGCGCGGGCTCGCCGAGGCGGCGGAGCGGTACGCTCCGATCGCGCGGCTGAACGTCGCGCGGGCGCTGGTCGCGCTGACGGAGGACGAAGCGATCGAGTTTCTCGAGCGGGGCGCGGCCGCGCTGGAGCGGCACGGCTTCGCCGCCGTGCTGCCCGCCTGGTGGCGCGACCCGGCGCCGCTCGAGGCGGCCGTCCATTACGAAGCGCTCCCGGCGAGCCGGGATGAGGCGGCCGGGGCGCCGCCGGCGTCGACTGGCGGGCCGCCGCTCGGGTTCGATGCGCTCATGTCGTATCGGATGGAGCTGCTGCTCGGCGGCGCGCCGATCGCGGAAGCGGAATGGCGCCGGCTGACGGAGCGAGAGACGGCGGTGCTGTTCCGCGAAGGCCGCTGGGTGCGGCTGCGGGCGGCGGACCGGCGAGCCGGGGATCGGTTTTTCCGCGAGGCGCAGACCGGGACGGCGACGGCGGCGGAGGCGATGCGCATGGCGCTCGCCGCGGAAGCCGAAGGCGGCGCCGCCGAGAGCGGCAAGCCGCCGGTGCGGCGTTGGAGCGCCGACGCGCGCCTCGCCCGGCTCGTGGCGGGGCTGCGCTCCGCCGGCGCCGCAGCGCCGCTCGAGACGCCGGAGGCGCTGCAGGGCGAGCTTCGCGACTACCAGCGGCGCGGCTTCACGTGGCTCGTTCGGATGCGCGAGCTCGGGCTCGGCGCGTGCCTCGCGGACGATATGGGGCTCGGCAAGACGGTGCAATGGATCGCTTACGCCTTGCATGCGACCGCGAGCGGGATGCGCGCCGGCGATCGGCCGCTGCTGCTCGTCTGCCCGACGTCCGTGCTGGGCAACTGGCAGCGCGAGCTGGAGCGATTCGCGCCGTCGCTGCGCGTCTGCTTCCATTACGGTCCAGGCCGGCTGCAGGGCGCGGCGTTCGCCGAGGCGGCGGGACAGTGCGACGTCGTGCTGACGTCGTATTCGACGTCGCTGCGCGACCGCAAGACGCTGGGAGCCCTCGCCTGGGACGCGGTCACGCTGGACGAAGCGCAGTACGTGAAAAACTCCGGCGCCCAGCTGACGAAATTTATTCGCACGCTGCCTTCCGCGCACCGGATCGCGCTGACCGGCACGCCGGTCGAAAACCGGCTGTCGGATTTATGGTCGATTTTCGAATTTCTGAATCCGGGCTTTCTCGGCAGCGAGCGCGGCTTCCGGCGGGCGTTCGGCGACGGGCCGGAGCGGAGCGCCGATCCGGCGGCGGCCGAACGGCTGCACCGGCTCGTGAAGCCGTTCCTGCTGCGCCGCCTCAAGACCGACCCGACCGTCATCGACGATCTGCCGGACAAAATCGAGCAGACGTCGTACTGCGGCATGACGGAGCGGCAGGCGGCGCTGTACGCGGCGACGCTCGAGCGGATGGCCGAGCAGCTGAAGCGCGCGGACGGCATTCGCCGCCGGGGCGTCATTTTGTCGACGATCACGCGGCTCAAGCAAATTTGCAACGCGCCGGAGCAGGCGCTTCGGGAGCGCGCGCTCCGGCCGGGAACGTCCGGCAAGCTGCTGCGCCTCGAAGAACTGCTGCGGGAGGCGGTCGAAAGCGGCGAACGCTGCATCGTCTTCACGCAGTACGCCGCCATGGCGGCGCTGCTGCAGCCGTATCTCGCGGAGCGGCTCGGCGTCGAAGTCGGCCTCATGTCCGGCAAAACGCCGCGGAAGGAGCGGGAAGCGCTGATCGCCCGCTTCCAAGGGGCGGAAGACGGACCGAATGTTCTCGTCATGTCGCTGAAGACCGGCGGCTTCGGGCTGAATTTGACCCGGGCGAGCAGGATCGTTCATTACGACCGGTGGTGGAACCCGGCGGCGGAGCGGCAGGCGACGGACCGGGCGTACCGGATCGGCCAGACGCGTACGGTGGAAGTGTGGAAGCTGGTCACGAAGGGAACGCTGGAAGAGTCGATCGAAAAGCTGCTGGAAGGCAAAGAAAAGCTCGCGGACGACGTCGTCGGCGCGGGCGAGAAATGGTTGACCGAATACAGCGACGAGCAGCTGAACGAGCTGCTGGCGCTGCGGAGACAGGTCATTTTGTCGGAAGACGGAGCGTAA
- a CDS encoding Hsp70 family protein has translation MDPLLIGIDFGTTNSSVAVLDPVENRVHMKRLDEGETPFLIRTILTKGHDGDWLIGNQAAALGKLRERSVLSLKTELRRSPDFSLSVDGEDIQLVDLISQFLQELLERAGVPDPTAIDRLALSVPVNYDDRRKAIMEQAAVRLGLEPSRVWFLDEPVSVLWDCRIIPARYALVFDFGGGTLDMAIMDKEESVKHRQAIVHHPYFDPDDNDSNRYHGKVVAKLGLDLGGDDLDDCLVKLFVERGKAAGNPVCESIALELFEDPERLHKLKSHPQFTFYHQLKVIAEHTKRRLSTEPAVTVDIPPLMPGVDQGIPNVTVTAEQFYLATERPRETLNKGLQELVKRFAEATRLTRRDIGAVLLSGGSSLVPFVPDVLEELFPNARIVWDEEHLQTRIARGNARYTRSEDEWIVGDLVNASIGIYNHAGKETIEVIAPDDTYPIRKQKRVATTKPNQTKIEIAPMVKPQGSAKYEPLQKYGRPILWRMTIRAHPGTHDINRLTITYAIDKSQRLRVTAYDNLFKQEVGVEELELADAGWNVKLERN, from the coding sequence ATGGATCCGTTGCTGATCGGCATCGACTTCGGAACGACGAACAGTTCCGTTGCCGTGCTCGACCCGGTGGAAAACCGGGTGCATATGAAACGTTTGGACGAAGGGGAGACGCCTTTTCTCATCCGAACCATTTTGACGAAAGGACACGACGGCGACTGGTTGATCGGCAATCAGGCGGCGGCGCTCGGCAAGCTGCGCGAACGGTCCGTCCTGTCGCTCAAGACGGAGCTTCGGCGGTCGCCCGACTTCTCGCTGTCCGTCGACGGCGAAGACATCCAGCTCGTCGATTTGATTTCGCAGTTTTTGCAGGAGCTGCTCGAGCGCGCGGGCGTGCCGGATCCGACGGCCATCGATCGGCTCGCGCTCAGCGTCCCCGTCAATTACGACGACCGGCGCAAGGCGATCATGGAGCAGGCGGCGGTGCGCCTCGGCCTCGAGCCGAGCCGCGTTTGGTTTCTCGACGAGCCGGTGTCGGTGCTGTGGGACTGCCGCATCATCCCGGCGCGGTATGCGCTCGTGTTCGATTTCGGCGGCGGCACGCTCGACATGGCGATCATGGATAAGGAAGAGTCCGTCAAGCACCGCCAAGCGATCGTGCATCATCCGTATTTCGACCCGGACGACAACGACAGCAACCGGTACCACGGCAAAGTGGTCGCGAAGCTCGGTCTCGATCTCGGCGGCGACGATCTCGACGATTGCCTCGTCAAGCTGTTCGTCGAGCGCGGCAAAGCGGCGGGCAATCCGGTATGCGAGTCGATCGCCCTCGAGTTGTTCGAGGATCCCGAGCGGCTGCACAAGCTGAAGTCGCATCCGCAATTTACGTTCTATCACCAGCTGAAGGTGATCGCCGAGCATACGAAGCGGCGGCTGTCGACGGAGCCTGCGGTGACGGTGGACATTCCGCCGCTCATGCCGGGCGTCGATCAAGGCATACCGAACGTGACGGTGACGGCGGAGCAATTTTATCTTGCGACCGAACGGCCTCGCGAAACGTTAAATAAAGGACTGCAGGAGCTCGTCAAACGATTCGCCGAAGCGACGCGGCTCACCCGCCGCGACATCGGCGCCGTGCTGCTCTCCGGCGGCAGCAGCCTCGTGCCGTTCGTGCCGGACGTGCTGGAGGAGCTGTTCCCGAACGCGCGCATCGTGTGGGACGAAGAGCATCTGCAGACGCGCATCGCCCGAGGCAACGCCCGATATACGCGCAGCGAGGACGAATGGATCGTCGGCGACCTCGTGAACGCGTCGATCGGCATTTACAACCATGCCGGCAAGGAAACGATCGAGGTGATCGCGCCGGACGATACGTATCCGATCCGCAAGCAAAAGCGCGTCGCGACGACGAAGCCGAACCAGACGAAAATCGAGATCGCGCCGATGGTGAAGCCGCAGGGCAGCGCCAAATACGAGCCGCTGCAAAAATACGGCCGGCCGATCCTGTGGCGCATGACGATCCGCGCGCATCCGGGCACGCACGACATCAACCGGCTGACGATCACGTACGCGATCGACAAGTCGCAGCGGCTGCGCGTCACCGCCTACGACAACCTGTTCAAGCAGGAGGTCGGCGTCGAAGAGCTCGAGCTCGCGGACGCGGGCTGGAACGTCAAACTGGAGCGAAATTAA
- a CDS encoding M42 family metallopeptidase, giving the protein MEASNARNAGAAQPPEFNREYTIKLLETLLKTPSPTGFTHGIMRLLEDEAARLGFRMERIAKGGGVIRVPGTEGGPALLLSGHVDTLGAMVRSIAKDGSLKLTILGGYMMQSIENEYCLVHTRDGRAVPGTILPEKPSVHVYPDARDQKRDETNYVVRLDEPVASKEDAAALGIGPGDYISLDPRTVVFDNGFIKSRHLDDKAGVAAMFAVLEAMSRTGARPRRDVLFLISNYEEIGHGSSYIPDGVEEMIAVDMGAIGDDLTCTERDVSICAKDSTGPYDYGMTNRLIDHAKRLGLSYAVDIYPRYGSDASAALRAGHNIRAALVGPGVHASHAMERTHIDAIRHTYALLAAYAME; this is encoded by the coding sequence ATGGAAGCATCCAACGCAAGGAACGCAGGCGCGGCGCAGCCGCCCGAATTCAACCGGGAGTACACGATCAAGCTGCTGGAGACGCTGCTGAAGACGCCGAGCCCGACCGGGTTTACGCACGGCATCATGCGGCTGCTCGAGGACGAAGCCGCGCGGCTCGGCTTCCGCATGGAGCGGATCGCCAAGGGCGGCGGCGTCATTCGCGTGCCCGGAACGGAGGGCGGGCCCGCGCTGCTGCTGAGCGGCCACGTCGACACGCTCGGGGCGATGGTCCGCTCGATCGCGAAAGACGGGTCGCTGAAGCTTACGATACTCGGCGGCTATATGATGCAGTCGATCGAGAACGAATATTGCCTCGTCCATACGCGGGACGGGCGGGCCGTGCCGGGCACGATTTTGCCGGAGAAGCCGTCCGTGCACGTCTATCCCGACGCGCGCGATCAGAAGCGGGACGAGACGAACTACGTCGTCCGTCTGGACGAACCCGTCGCGAGCAAAGAAGACGCCGCGGCGCTCGGGATCGGGCCGGGCGATTACATTTCGCTCGACCCGCGGACCGTCGTGTTCGATAACGGCTTCATCAAGTCGCGGCATCTCGACGACAAAGCCGGAGTGGCGGCGATGTTCGCCGTGCTGGAGGCGATGTCGCGCACCGGCGCGCGGCCGCGGCGCGACGTGCTGTTCCTGATTTCCAACTACGAAGAAATCGGCCACGGCTCGTCGTACATTCCGGACGGCGTCGAAGAAATGATCGCCGTCGACATGGGCGCGATCGGCGACGATCTGACGTGCACGGAGCGGGACGTCTCGATTTGCGCGAAGGATTCGACAGGCCCGTACGATTACGGCATGACGAACCGGTTAATCGACCACGCGAAGCGGCTCGGCCTCTCCTATGCGGTCGATATTTACCCGCGCTACGGCTCGGACGCGTCCGCGGCGCTGCGCGCCGGCCATAACATCCGCGCGGCGCTCGTCGGCCCCGGCGTGCATGCGTCGCACGCGATGGAGCGTACGCATATCGACGCCATCCGCCACACGTACGCGCTGCTCGCCGCTTATGCGATGGAGTGA
- a CDS encoding thioredoxin family protein: protein MAEHALDMPEVSEAELVRRRWADDGAFAVYFYTPWCGTCKLGEKMLRVVRAIEPGAGIVKANVNFMPAIVAEWKIESVPCLAFVEGKRVTEKLYTLRSVENVLERVRTRLK from the coding sequence ATGGCCGAACATGCGCTGGACATGCCGGAGGTGTCCGAAGCCGAACTCGTTCGCCGCCGCTGGGCCGACGACGGCGCCTTCGCCGTATACTTTTATACCCCGTGGTGCGGCACGTGCAAGCTCGGCGAGAAAATGCTGCGCGTCGTCCGGGCGATCGAGCCCGGCGCCGGCATCGTGAAGGCGAACGTCAACTTCATGCCGGCGATCGTCGCCGAATGGAAAATCGAAAGCGTGCCGTGCCTCGCCTTCGTCGAAGGGAAGCGGGTGACGGAAAAGCTGTACACGCTGCGCTCCGTCGAAAACGTGCTGGAGCGAGTCAGAACTCGTCTGAAGTAA
- a CDS encoding DegV family protein has protein sequence MPVHIITDGSSDLPAALRDAWNIRVVPLGVRFGADEFDSTMPAAEFYARMRVSEGLPQTSSPSPHAFLEAFREAAPGEAILVVTLSSALSSTYQHAALGATLFREERPDASVAVIDSKTASMGLGGIVYQAAQLAAGGEPLERIEAAVERLVSTTRTEFVLDTLENVIKGGRLDRLRGAVASMLNIKLLMHASEQGAVEVLEKVRGTSAAVKRMIERIESAKDDAANRLLSIAHSNAEARAQELANRIMERYAFREVVVSDMGPVIGTYAGEGGLLVAY, from the coding sequence ATGCCTGTTCACATCATTACCGACGGCAGCTCCGATTTGCCCGCCGCGCTGCGCGACGCCTGGAACATCCGGGTCGTCCCGCTCGGCGTTCGCTTCGGCGCCGACGAATTCGATTCGACGATGCCCGCCGCCGAATTTTACGCGCGGATGCGCGTGTCCGAAGGGCTGCCGCAGACGTCCAGCCCGTCGCCGCACGCGTTCCTGGAAGCGTTCCGCGAGGCGGCGCCCGGCGAGGCGATCCTCGTCGTCACGCTGTCGTCGGCGCTGAGCAGCACGTATCAGCACGCGGCGCTCGGGGCGACGCTGTTCCGCGAGGAGCGGCCCGACGCATCTGTCGCCGTCATCGATTCGAAAACCGCCTCCATGGGGCTCGGCGGCATCGTGTACCAAGCGGCGCAGCTCGCCGCGGGCGGCGAACCGCTGGAGCGCATCGAGGCAGCCGTGGAGCGGCTCGTCTCGACGACCCGGACGGAGTTCGTGCTCGATACGCTGGAGAACGTGATCAAAGGCGGCCGGCTCGACCGGCTGCGCGGCGCCGTGGCGTCGATGCTGAACATCAAGCTGCTGATGCACGCGAGCGAGCAGGGCGCCGTCGAGGTGCTCGAGAAGGTGCGCGGCACGTCGGCCGCGGTGAAGCGCATGATCGAGCGGATCGAATCCGCGAAGGACGACGCCGCGAACCGGCTGCTGTCGATCGCGCACAGCAATGCGGAAGCGCGCGCGCAGGAGCTGGCGAACCGGATCATGGAGCGCTATGCGTTCCGCGAGGTCGTCGTGTCGGACATGGGACCGGTGATCGGAACGTACGCCGGCGAAGGCGGACTGCTCGTCGCGTACTAA
- the kapB gene encoding sporulation phosphorelay system protein KapB, with protein sequence MNVGDLVVAHYKSGTYVGELIQLERPKAKVRMLAVLKHPTQGDLHHPMQADVAMFHERRALAYREVANVFAGELAPYAGEAAPDYKESLRSALEAEIEAMRSLGGAFGERALQQLEQLKKDYFGS encoded by the coding sequence ATGAATGTGGGGGATTTGGTCGTCGCTCATTACAAGAGCGGCACGTACGTCGGCGAGCTGATTCAGCTCGAGAGGCCGAAGGCGAAGGTGCGCATGCTGGCGGTGCTGAAGCACCCGACGCAAGGCGACCTGCACCATCCGATGCAGGCCGACGTGGCGATGTTTCACGAGCGCCGGGCGCTCGCGTATCGGGAAGTGGCGAACGTGTTCGCCGGCGAGCTGGCGCCGTACGCCGGCGAAGCGGCGCCGGATTACAAAGAATCGCTGCGCAGCGCGCTCGAGGCGGAAATCGAAGCAATGAGAAGCCTTGGCGGCGCCTTCGGCGAGCGTGCGCTGCAGCAGCTGGAGCAGTTGAAGAAGGACTACTTCGGCAGCTGA
- a CDS encoding M20 family metallopeptidase has protein sequence MKQTIFSRIDSVSPRIRSIAASIGAKPELGNEEYFAFETLTTALAEFGFRVEPHTLGLPTAFIAELDSGRPGPVVAFLAEYDALPDIGHACGHHLICSMSVAAAVGLAEAIQQFGGKIRVYGTPAEETKGAKVLMAEAGLFRDCSFALMAHPYYAYERSGSSMAMDALRFEYRGRSAHAAANPEDGVNALDAVIQLFNGINALRQQTASDARIHGVITNGGKAPNVIPDYACADFYVRAATRAYTNELVEKVKRCAEGAALATGCSLEVSNYEFSYDELRTNETLSDAFTSALVELGVPESAIQTGNDHGSLDLGNVSLQCPAAHPYVQVVDQKYLLHSIEFRDAAMTDRAFDGMLLGAKALAAAAYDCASSPEKLKAIRDEFEREVLRR, from the coding sequence ATGAAGCAAACGATTTTTTCCCGCATCGACTCCGTCTCCCCCCGTATCCGTTCGATCGCAGCTAGCATCGGAGCGAAACCGGAGCTCGGGAACGAAGAATACTTCGCCTTCGAAACGCTGACGACGGCGCTCGCGGAATTCGGCTTCCGCGTCGAGCCGCATACGCTCGGTCTCCCGACCGCGTTCATCGCCGAACTCGATTCGGGAAGGCCCGGTCCGGTCGTGGCGTTCCTCGCGGAATACGACGCGCTTCCCGACATCGGGCACGCCTGCGGCCATCATCTCATCTGCTCGATGAGCGTCGCGGCCGCGGTCGGCCTCGCGGAAGCGATCCAGCAGTTCGGCGGCAAAATCCGCGTGTACGGCACTCCCGCCGAAGAGACGAAAGGCGCCAAAGTGCTGATGGCGGAAGCGGGCCTATTCCGCGATTGCAGCTTCGCGCTGATGGCGCATCCGTATTATGCGTACGAACGTTCCGGCTCGTCGATGGCGATGGACGCCCTTCGCTTCGAATACCGCGGACGGAGCGCCCATGCCGCGGCGAATCCGGAAGACGGCGTCAACGCGCTCGACGCGGTCATTCAGCTGTTCAACGGCATTAACGCGCTGCGCCAGCAGACGGCTTCGGACGCGCGCATCCACGGCGTCATCACGAACGGCGGCAAGGCGCCGAACGTCATCCCGGACTACGCGTGCGCCGATTTTTACGTTCGGGCCGCCACCCGCGCCTACACGAACGAGCTTGTGGAAAAGGTGAAACGGTGCGCGGAAGGCGCGGCGCTCGCGACCGGCTGCTCGCTCGAGGTGTCCAACTACGAGTTCTCGTACGACGAGCTGCGCACGAACGAAACGTTGTCCGACGCGTTCACGTCGGCGCTCGTCGAGCTCGGCGTGCCGGAGAGCGCGATCCAAACCGGCAACGACCACGGTTCGCTCGACCTCGGCAACGTGTCGCTCCAATGTCCCGCCGCCCATCCGTACGTGCAGGTGGTCGATCAGAAGTATTTGCTGCATTCGATCGAATTCCGCGACGCGGCGATGACGGACCGGGCGTTCGACGGCATGCTGCTCGGCGCGAAGGCGCTCGCCGCGGCCGCGTACGACTGCGCCTCGTCGCCCGAGAAGCTGAAGGCGATCCGCGACGAGTTCGAGCGCGAAGTGCTGCGGCGCTGA
- a CDS encoding peptidylprolyl isomerase: MSEKEKTVSGSSNAGAGGGKGKIILPWALFAATAIGFAVYAGVQANEPNVSTGNVGDEAVATVDNEAITANELYQTMLKQVGSQAVDQLITERLINRAAAAQNIQVTDEDLNAEIEKIKANFPDEATFNQQLAMAGYTLESLKEQLSPQVKLTKLVEPEIQVTDEDIQSYYDENKASYETPEQVRASHILVDSKEEAEKLLADLKGGADFAELAKEHSKDTGSAVNGGDLNYFGKGQMVPEFEEAAFALDVGQVSDIVESQYGFHIIKVTDKKAATTATLEEKKEEIRETLFEQKVNERSTAYLEELRSAAKIENSLATEEAAS, translated from the coding sequence ATGTCTGAGAAAGAAAAAACCGTTTCCGGATCCTCGAACGCCGGAGCGGGCGGGGGCAAAGGCAAAATCATTTTACCGTGGGCGCTGTTCGCGGCGACGGCGATCGGCTTTGCCGTATATGCGGGCGTTCAGGCGAACGAGCCGAACGTGTCGACGGGCAACGTCGGCGACGAAGCGGTCGCGACGGTCGATAACGAAGCGATCACGGCGAACGAGCTGTACCAGACGATGCTGAAGCAAGTCGGTTCGCAAGCGGTCGATCAGCTGATCACCGAACGCTTGATCAACCGCGCGGCGGCGGCGCAAAACATTCAGGTGACCGACGAAGACCTGAACGCCGAAATCGAGAAAATCAAAGCGAACTTCCCGGACGAAGCCACCTTCAATCAGCAGCTCGCGATGGCGGGCTATACGCTGGAGTCGCTGAAGGAGCAGCTCTCGCCGCAAGTGAAGCTGACGAAGCTCGTCGAACCGGAAATTCAAGTGACGGACGAAGATATCCAATCGTACTACGACGAGAACAAGGCGTCCTACGAAACGCCGGAGCAGGTGCGCGCGTCTCACATCTTGGTCGACTCGAAAGAAGAGGCCGAGAAGTTGCTGGCGGACCTGAAGGGCGGGGCGGATTTCGCGGAGCTAGCGAAAGAGCACTCGAAGGATACCGGCAGCGCGGTGAACGGCGGCGACCTCAACTACTTCGGCAAAGGCCAAATGGTTCCCGAATTCGAGGAAGCGGCGTTCGCGCTCGACGTCGGCCAAGTCAGCGACATCGTCGAATCGCAGTACGGTTTCCATATTATTAAAGTGACTGACAAGAAAGCGGCGACGACCGCGACGCTCGAAGAGAAGAAGGAAGAAATTCGCGAAACGCTGTTCGAACAAAAAGTGAACGAGCGTTCCACCGCATATCTCGAGGAGCTGCGCTCGGCGGCGAAGATCGAAAACTCGCTCGCGACCGAAGAAGCAGCATCGTAA